In the genome of Xyrauchen texanus isolate HMW12.3.18 chromosome 33, RBS_HiC_50CHRs, whole genome shotgun sequence, one region contains:
- the arsg gene encoding arylsulfatase G isoform X1, translated as MAQVGFCSLLIFNFLFYGLIHLITCHICKEGKTNKKDRPNFIIILADDIGWGDLWVKRPDNSTPTPWLDSLMLKGKRFTDFHSPASTCSPSRAALLTGRHGLRNGVTHNFAEESVGGLPLNETTFAQLLHDAGYYTAMIGKWHLGHNSSYNPVHRGFDYYLGIPYSNDMGCTDKPGLDLPSCPPCVHSQYITRKHEECYTKVALPLFENETIVEQPLDTWSLKERYATAAVTQILTASVSRKKPFLLYVSLAHMHVPLFHNTFLNVTTQDPYTASLSDMDSLVGTIMQAVSNEQLEKTLIWFTGDNGPWEQKCQFSGNVGPFVGKWQTSRGGGSAKRTTWEGGHRVPTVVTWPKKIKPNSTSSALLSGLDIFPTILSLAGVKPPSGRRYDGIDITNILLNNSHTGHKSLMHPNSGAAGQFGDLQTIRLRNHKAFYITGGSVACGGGRGKQQYHDPPLIFDLSRDEAEETPLNPESEEYRSVLKEVEREREALLWDIATDNVSTADYTVIPAAIPCCQPHNPACRCHSLI; from the exons ATGGCACAGGTTGGATTCTGTTCACTGCTCATATTTAATTTTCTGTTCTATGGATTGATTCATCTCATCACATGCCATATTTGTAAGGAAGGCAAAACGAATAAGAAGGACCGACCCAATTTCATCATTATCTTAGCAGACGACATTGGATGGGGTGACCTGTGGGTGAAAAGACCTGACAACTCCACTCCAACACCCTGGTTGGACTCATTAATGCTGAAGGGCAAAAG ATTCACAGACTTCCACTCCCCTGCCTCTACATGCTCACCCTCACGAGCTGCCCTCCTGACAGGCAGACACGGGCTACGCAATGGGGTCACCCACAATTTTGCAGAGGAATCAGTCGGAGGACTGCCATTGAATGAGACAACGTTTGCTCAGCTCCTGCATGATGCAGGCTATTATACAGCCATGATCG GAAAATGGCACCTTGGACACAATAGTTCCTACAATCCAGTTCATAGAG GTTTTGACTATTACTTGGGTATTCCATATAGTAATGACATGGGCTGCACTGACAAACCAGGCCTTGACCTTCCCAGCTGCCCTCCCTGCGTCCACAGTCAGTATATTACTAG aaagcatgAAGAATGctacaccaaagtggcattacCTCTTTTTGAAAATGAGACAATAGTTGAACAACCCTTGGACACATGGAGCCTTAAGGAACGGTATGCCACAGCTGCAGTCACACAGATACTGACAGCCAG CGTTTCCAGGAAGAAACCTTTCCTACTGTATGTGTCTCTCGCTCACATGCATGTCCCACTGTTCCATAATACCTTCCTAAACGTTACGACACAGGACCCCTACACAGCCAGCCTCAGCGACATGGACTCTCTGGTGGGCACAATCATGCAGGCGGTCAGCAATGAGCAGTTGGAAAAAACATTGATATGGTTCACTG GAGACAATGGTCCGTGGGAACAGAAATGTCAATTTTCAGGGAATGTTGGGCCTTTTGTTGGAAAATGGCAGACAAGCAGAG GTGGTGGATCAGCGAAGAGAACCACATGGGAAGGAGGTCATAGAGTTCCCACAGTGGTCACATGGCCTAAGAAGATCAAACCCAACAGCACCAGCAGTGCCCTGCTGAG TGGTCTGGATATCTTTCCAACTATCCTCTCTTTGGCTGGTGTAAAACCACCATCAGGTCGACGTTATGATGGCATTGATATAACAAACATTCTGCTCAACAACTCTCACACTGGGCATAAG AGCCTCATGCATCCAAATAGTGGTGCTGCGGGACAGTTTGGGGACCTTCAAACCATCAGGCTGAGAAATCACAAGGCATTCTACATCACAG GTGGATCAGTGGCGTGTGGTGGAGGACGTGGAAAACAGCAGTATCACGACCCCCCTCTGATATTTGACCTCTCACGGGATGAGGCAGAGGAAACACCTCTGAACCCTGAGAGTGAGGAGTACAGGTCTGTCCTAAAggaagtggagagagagagggaggcccTTCTATGGGACATTGCCACAGATAATGTATCGACGGCCGATTACACTGTGATACCAGCTGCAATCCCCTGCTGTCAGCCACACAACCCTGCCTGTCGATGTCATAGTCTGATATGA
- the arsg gene encoding arylsulfatase G isoform X2, which yields MLKGKRFTDFHSPASTCSPSRAALLTGRHGLRNGVTHNFAEESVGGLPLNETTFAQLLHDAGYYTAMIGKWHLGHNSSYNPVHRGFDYYLGIPYSNDMGCTDKPGLDLPSCPPCVHSQYITRKHEECYTKVALPLFENETIVEQPLDTWSLKERYATAAVTQILTASVSRKKPFLLYVSLAHMHVPLFHNTFLNVTTQDPYTASLSDMDSLVGTIMQAVSNEQLEKTLIWFTGDNGPWEQKCQFSGNVGPFVGKWQTSRGGGSAKRTTWEGGHRVPTVVTWPKKIKPNSTSSALLSGLDIFPTILSLAGVKPPSGRRYDGIDITNILLNNSHTGHKSLMHPNSGAAGQFGDLQTIRLRNHKAFYITGGSVACGGGRGKQQYHDPPLIFDLSRDEAEETPLNPESEEYRSVLKEVEREREALLWDIATDNVSTADYTVIPAAIPCCQPHNPACRCHSLI from the exons ATGCTGAAGGGCAAAAG ATTCACAGACTTCCACTCCCCTGCCTCTACATGCTCACCCTCACGAGCTGCCCTCCTGACAGGCAGACACGGGCTACGCAATGGGGTCACCCACAATTTTGCAGAGGAATCAGTCGGAGGACTGCCATTGAATGAGACAACGTTTGCTCAGCTCCTGCATGATGCAGGCTATTATACAGCCATGATCG GAAAATGGCACCTTGGACACAATAGTTCCTACAATCCAGTTCATAGAG GTTTTGACTATTACTTGGGTATTCCATATAGTAATGACATGGGCTGCACTGACAAACCAGGCCTTGACCTTCCCAGCTGCCCTCCCTGCGTCCACAGTCAGTATATTACTAG aaagcatgAAGAATGctacaccaaagtggcattacCTCTTTTTGAAAATGAGACAATAGTTGAACAACCCTTGGACACATGGAGCCTTAAGGAACGGTATGCCACAGCTGCAGTCACACAGATACTGACAGCCAG CGTTTCCAGGAAGAAACCTTTCCTACTGTATGTGTCTCTCGCTCACATGCATGTCCCACTGTTCCATAATACCTTCCTAAACGTTACGACACAGGACCCCTACACAGCCAGCCTCAGCGACATGGACTCTCTGGTGGGCACAATCATGCAGGCGGTCAGCAATGAGCAGTTGGAAAAAACATTGATATGGTTCACTG GAGACAATGGTCCGTGGGAACAGAAATGTCAATTTTCAGGGAATGTTGGGCCTTTTGTTGGAAAATGGCAGACAAGCAGAG GTGGTGGATCAGCGAAGAGAACCACATGGGAAGGAGGTCATAGAGTTCCCACAGTGGTCACATGGCCTAAGAAGATCAAACCCAACAGCACCAGCAGTGCCCTGCTGAG TGGTCTGGATATCTTTCCAACTATCCTCTCTTTGGCTGGTGTAAAACCACCATCAGGTCGACGTTATGATGGCATTGATATAACAAACATTCTGCTCAACAACTCTCACACTGGGCATAAG AGCCTCATGCATCCAAATAGTGGTGCTGCGGGACAGTTTGGGGACCTTCAAACCATCAGGCTGAGAAATCACAAGGCATTCTACATCACAG GTGGATCAGTGGCGTGTGGTGGAGGACGTGGAAAACAGCAGTATCACGACCCCCCTCTGATATTTGACCTCTCACGGGATGAGGCAGAGGAAACACCTCTGAACCCTGAGAGTGAGGAGTACAGGTCTGTCCTAAAggaagtggagagagagagggaggcccTTCTATGGGACATTGCCACAGATAATGTATCGACGGCCGATTACACTGTGATACCAGCTGCAATCCCCTGCTGTCAGCCACACAACCCTGCCTGTCGATGTCATAGTCTGATATGA
- the LOC127626835 gene encoding uncharacterized protein LOC127626835 isoform X2 → MIKSQEQDEFIAVRVQDPRFQNEGSWNSYVDFKIFLHTNSKAFTAKTSCVRRRYSEFVWLKKKLQKNAGLVPVPDLPKKSLFSFINDDFIERRRMGLQSFLDKLLHMTVCLSDSQLHLFLQTQLPVKHIEDCVRGHTPYTVTEAILTYASSKLGWVQEEGGGSQELWPAPVPYESIESPAHHLPSFQCVGATSSGLGTPNELTDVSDLETESILSDAEQTAPIMKYGNVHERIVQERESSMNLVVEVHPTTLSFLVTEFEVENCVSDETQWHKSKDLQRDGSEYTVSHIGGLLENKSQHRDTDKKGEGVDKVFDQETSVMITSVDRVIEKRTLGDINEGERDSQDAALKQECTVRQTPDKDLHEEDPSPMVHYNEVTLNISVAQEDTAEQSDLRRQEFVETAAKTGEDHELHDLDSIIEDNTPYNEDQGKAEITVDKAVKENRVRDENSNIDAAVHEDATVSQNLDKDLYEEGSRIYYNEVTLDLSAMHNNQMRVENTTKTGEDVAPLDCYVADFLEEILPDTEDPELGKVKINEDDSIQENGVSDKDSSIDAAVQEEAMNKTICKRSEISETSIPCSECNEDHVGEVNKLNAKCVQTSSDILILGEVEEAAIMQNDPVTENVQNDSTEVSYQDSNLVLQAIEIDSMQCQEKDN, encoded by the exons ATGATCAAAAGTCAAGAACAAGAT GAATTCATTGCTGTGAGGGTTCAGGATCCTCGTTTTCAGAATGAAGGTTCCTGGAACTCATATGTGGACTTCAAAATTTTCCTTCAT ACAAACAGCAAAGCGTTCACTGCGAAAACATCCTGTGTGAGGCGGCGATACAGTGAGTTTGTGTGGTTGAAGAAAAAACTGCAAAAGAATGCTGGTCTTGT GCCAGTTCCTGATCTGCCCAAAAAGTCGTTATTCTCATTTATTAATGATGACTTCATTGAAAGGAGGAGAATGGGTCTACAGAGCTTCTTGGACAA GCTGTTGCACATGACGGTATGTCTGTCCGATAGCCAACTCCATCTTTTCCTGCAAACTCAGCTTCCTGTAAAGCACATTGAGGACTGTGTGCGGGGCCACACCCCCTACACTGTGACAGAGGCCATTCTTACCTATGCTTCCTCCAAACTTGGTTGGGTGCAAGAGGAGGGGGGCGGATCCCAAGAATTATGGCCAGCCCCTGTTCCATATGAATCCATAGAGAG CCCTGCTCATCACCTCCCATCTTTTCAGTGTGTAGGAGCTACATCAAGTGGACTAGGAACTCCAAATGAACTTACAGATGTTTCAGACCTAGAAACAGAGTCAATACTGAGTGATGCAGAGCAGACTGCACCTATAATGAAGTATGGAAATGTTCATGAACGGATAGTTCAAGAGAGAGAAAGTTCCATGAATCTAGTGGTTGAAGTCCATCCAACCACTCTTAGTTTTCTAGTGACAGAGTTTGAGGTTGAAAACTGTGTATCAGATGAAACACAATGGCACAAAAGCAAAGATCTACAAAGGGATGGATCTGAATATACTGTTTCACATATAGGCGGGCTGCTTGAAAACAAATCTCAGCACAGAGATACAGATAAAAAAGGGGAAGGTGTAGATAAAGTGTTTGATCAAGAAACATCTGTTATGATCACTTCAGTAGATAGAGTCATTGAGAAGAGAACTCTTGGTGATATTAACGAAGGAGAGAGGGACAGTCAAGACGCTGCCCTTAAGCAGGAATGCACTGTGAGACAAACCCCTGACAAGGATCTTCATGAAGAAGATCCAAGTCCAATGGTCCATTATAATGAAGTAACTCTGAATATCAGTGTTGCCCAAGAAGACACTGCTGAGCAGAGTGACCTCAGAAGGCAGGAATTTGTAGAAACTGCTGCTAAAACTGGGGAAGATCATGAACTGCATGATTTAGACAGCATCATAGAGGATAACACACCATATAATGAAGATCAAGGTAAAGCAGAGATAACAGTGGACAAAGCAGTCAAGGAGAATAGAGTCCGTGATGAAAACTCAAACATAGATGCTGCTGTCCATGAAGACGCCACAGTGAGCCAAAACCTTGACAAGGATCTTTACGAAGAAGGTTCAAGGATTTATTATAATGAAGTAACTCTGGATCTCAGTGCTATGCACAACAACCAAATGCGTGTAGAAAACACAACTAAAACTGGAGAAGATGTTGCACCTCTGGATTGCTATGTAGCCGACTTCCTTGAGGAGATCTTGCCAGATACTGAAGACCCAGAACTAGGTAAAGTAAAGATAAATGAGGATGATTCAATCCAGGAGAATGGAGTCAGCGATAAAGACTCCAGTATAGATGCTGCTGTTCAGGAAGAGGCCATGAATAAAACTATCTGTAAGCGTTCAGAGATCAGTGAAACAAGCATTCCCTGCTCAGAATGCAATGAGGATCATGTTGGTGAGGTAAACAAGCTCAATGCAAAATGTGTCCAAACCAGCAGTGACATTTTGATTCTTGGAGAAGTTGAGGAAGCAGCAATCATGCAAAATGACCCAGTGAccgagaatgtgcaaaatgacagcACTGAGGTTTCTTATCAAGACAGCAACCTTGTTTTACAAGCCATAGAGATTGATTCAATGCAATGCCAGGAGAAAGATAATTAA
- the LOC127626835 gene encoding uncharacterized protein LOC127626835 isoform X1: MLGSFFSPRYANKQFEMFWRVDRSNRAEESAGFSLYGFVKLFAFLKLWKTKNRREKIICPSCCVTSGRMIKSQEQDEFIAVRVQDPRFQNEGSWNSYVDFKIFLHTNSKAFTAKTSCVRRRYSEFVWLKKKLQKNAGLVPVPDLPKKSLFSFINDDFIERRRMGLQSFLDKLLHMTVCLSDSQLHLFLQTQLPVKHIEDCVRGHTPYTVTEAILTYASSKLGWVQEEGGGSQELWPAPVPYESIESPAHHLPSFQCVGATSSGLGTPNELTDVSDLETESILSDAEQTAPIMKYGNVHERIVQERESSMNLVVEVHPTTLSFLVTEFEVENCVSDETQWHKSKDLQRDGSEYTVSHIGGLLENKSQHRDTDKKGEGVDKVFDQETSVMITSVDRVIEKRTLGDINEGERDSQDAALKQECTVRQTPDKDLHEEDPSPMVHYNEVTLNISVAQEDTAEQSDLRRQEFVETAAKTGEDHELHDLDSIIEDNTPYNEDQGKAEITVDKAVKENRVRDENSNIDAAVHEDATVSQNLDKDLYEEGSRIYYNEVTLDLSAMHNNQMRVENTTKTGEDVAPLDCYVADFLEEILPDTEDPELGKVKINEDDSIQENGVSDKDSSIDAAVQEEAMNKTICKRSEISETSIPCSECNEDHVGEVNKLNAKCVQTSSDILILGEVEEAAIMQNDPVTENVQNDSTEVSYQDSNLVLQAIEIDSMQCQEKDN; encoded by the exons ATGTTGGGTTCCTTTTTTTCACCTCGATACGCAAATAAACAATTTGAGATGTTTTGGAGAGTAGACAGGAGCAACCGCGCTGAGGAATCTGCTGGTTTCTCCTTGTATGGATTTGTGAAATTATTTGCCTTCCTCAAGTTATGGAAAACcaaaaacagaagagaaaaaatcAT ATGTCCATCGTGCTGTGTTACCTCTGGCAGGATGATCAAAAGTCAAGAACAAGAT GAATTCATTGCTGTGAGGGTTCAGGATCCTCGTTTTCAGAATGAAGGTTCCTGGAACTCATATGTGGACTTCAAAATTTTCCTTCAT ACAAACAGCAAAGCGTTCACTGCGAAAACATCCTGTGTGAGGCGGCGATACAGTGAGTTTGTGTGGTTGAAGAAAAAACTGCAAAAGAATGCTGGTCTTGT GCCAGTTCCTGATCTGCCCAAAAAGTCGTTATTCTCATTTATTAATGATGACTTCATTGAAAGGAGGAGAATGGGTCTACAGAGCTTCTTGGACAA GCTGTTGCACATGACGGTATGTCTGTCCGATAGCCAACTCCATCTTTTCCTGCAAACTCAGCTTCCTGTAAAGCACATTGAGGACTGTGTGCGGGGCCACACCCCCTACACTGTGACAGAGGCCATTCTTACCTATGCTTCCTCCAAACTTGGTTGGGTGCAAGAGGAGGGGGGCGGATCCCAAGAATTATGGCCAGCCCCTGTTCCATATGAATCCATAGAGAG CCCTGCTCATCACCTCCCATCTTTTCAGTGTGTAGGAGCTACATCAAGTGGACTAGGAACTCCAAATGAACTTACAGATGTTTCAGACCTAGAAACAGAGTCAATACTGAGTGATGCAGAGCAGACTGCACCTATAATGAAGTATGGAAATGTTCATGAACGGATAGTTCAAGAGAGAGAAAGTTCCATGAATCTAGTGGTTGAAGTCCATCCAACCACTCTTAGTTTTCTAGTGACAGAGTTTGAGGTTGAAAACTGTGTATCAGATGAAACACAATGGCACAAAAGCAAAGATCTACAAAGGGATGGATCTGAATATACTGTTTCACATATAGGCGGGCTGCTTGAAAACAAATCTCAGCACAGAGATACAGATAAAAAAGGGGAAGGTGTAGATAAAGTGTTTGATCAAGAAACATCTGTTATGATCACTTCAGTAGATAGAGTCATTGAGAAGAGAACTCTTGGTGATATTAACGAAGGAGAGAGGGACAGTCAAGACGCTGCCCTTAAGCAGGAATGCACTGTGAGACAAACCCCTGACAAGGATCTTCATGAAGAAGATCCAAGTCCAATGGTCCATTATAATGAAGTAACTCTGAATATCAGTGTTGCCCAAGAAGACACTGCTGAGCAGAGTGACCTCAGAAGGCAGGAATTTGTAGAAACTGCTGCTAAAACTGGGGAAGATCATGAACTGCATGATTTAGACAGCATCATAGAGGATAACACACCATATAATGAAGATCAAGGTAAAGCAGAGATAACAGTGGACAAAGCAGTCAAGGAGAATAGAGTCCGTGATGAAAACTCAAACATAGATGCTGCTGTCCATGAAGACGCCACAGTGAGCCAAAACCTTGACAAGGATCTTTACGAAGAAGGTTCAAGGATTTATTATAATGAAGTAACTCTGGATCTCAGTGCTATGCACAACAACCAAATGCGTGTAGAAAACACAACTAAAACTGGAGAAGATGTTGCACCTCTGGATTGCTATGTAGCCGACTTCCTTGAGGAGATCTTGCCAGATACTGAAGACCCAGAACTAGGTAAAGTAAAGATAAATGAGGATGATTCAATCCAGGAGAATGGAGTCAGCGATAAAGACTCCAGTATAGATGCTGCTGTTCAGGAAGAGGCCATGAATAAAACTATCTGTAAGCGTTCAGAGATCAGTGAAACAAGCATTCCCTGCTCAGAATGCAATGAGGATCATGTTGGTGAGGTAAACAAGCTCAATGCAAAATGTGTCCAAACCAGCAGTGACATTTTGATTCTTGGAGAAGTTGAGGAAGCAGCAATCATGCAAAATGACCCAGTGAccgagaatgtgcaaaatgacagcACTGAGGTTTCTTATCAAGACAGCAACCTTGTTTTACAAGCCATAGAGATTGATTCAATGCAATGCCAGGAGAAAGATAATTAA
- the stx4 gene encoding syntaxin-4 gives MRDRTKDLGNPADVSDDDVETTALMIKPGSGNSAKEEKENESFFKKVQEIREGLQTLKKKVSELENKQKTVLGVALPEDGMKKELQSFREDIKGMAFQIQRKLKSIEIKKSEDDETYIPINLRMQRAQHGVLSREFFELMGHCNTIQAQYRDRNVERIQRQLKITGNNVTDEKLESMLESGQTDVFTQNILNDTQATRQALNEIESRHDEIIKLERSIKELHEMFQYLAMEVEAQGEMVDRIEENIKNSHNYVEKAVAETAEAVESSKKVFKKKLWIAGCLAILLVIIAIILAITFG, from the exons ATGCGGGACCGGACCAAAGATCTTGGCAAT CCTGCTGATGTGTCAGATGATGATGTAGAAACCACAGCTCTCATGATAAAGCCTGGTTCTGGGAACTCtgcaaaagaagagaaagaaaatgagagCTTCTTTAAAAAG GTTCAGGAAATTCGAGAGGGTCTTCAAACTCTTAAGAAGAAGGTGTCTGAATTAGAGAACAAGCAGAAAACAGTGTTAGGAGTCGCACTCCCAGAGGACG GCATGAAAAAGGAACTTCAGTCCTTTAGGGAAGACATCAAAGGCATGGCCTTCCAGATCCAAAGGAAGTTAAAAA GCATTGAAATTAAGAAATCTGAAGATGATGAAACATATATTCCTATAAACTTAAGAATGCAGAGAGCCCAG CATGGTGTTTTGTCTCGCGAATTTTTCGAGTTGATGGGTCACTGTAACACAATTCAAGCCCAATACAGAGACAGAAATGTCGAGAGGATACAAAGACAACTCAAAATCA CCGGTAACAATGTGACTGATGAGAAGCTGGAATCGATGCTTGAGAGTGGGCAAACGGATGTTTTCACACAAAAT ATTTTGAATGATACTCAAGCAACCAGGCAGGCTCTGAATGAGATTGAGTCACGGCATGACGAGATCATCAAATTGGAGAGAAGCATCAAAGAGCTGCATGAAATGTTTCAATACCTTGCAATGGAAGTAGAAGCACAG GGTGAGATGGTGGACCGGATTGAGGAGAACATAAAGAATTCTCATAACTATGTAGAAAAGGCTGTTGCAGAAACAGCTGAGGCTGTAGAATCTTCAAAAAAAGTGTTCAAG AAAAAGTTATGGATTGCAGGATGCCTTGCTATTTTACTAGTTATCATAGCCATTATTTTGGCTATCACCTTTGGTTAA